The Candidatus Deferrimicrobium sp. genome includes a region encoding these proteins:
- a CDS encoding phosphoketolase family protein, whose product MKPTVGRSNLEGCSFSEEELRRMDAYWRAANYLSVGQIYLLDNPLLREPLRLEHVKPRLLGHWGTTPGLNFIYVHLNRVIRANDLNMIYIAGPGHGGPALVANTWLEGTYGEVYPNVPRNEEGMRKLFRQFSFPGGIPSHVAPETPGSIHEGGELGYALSHAYGAVFDNPDLIAACVVGDGEAETGPLAASWHSNKFLNPVSDGAVLPILHLNGYKIANPTILARIPPEELASLFDGYGYATHFVEGDDPATMHRKMATTMDTVVAEIRSIQREARSAGNTERPRWPMIILWTPKGWTGPKIVDGKQTEGTWRSHQVPFGDMAGKPDHLRLLEEWMKGYRPEELFDEGGRLRPELAELPPEGNRRMGANPHANGGILLKDLAMPDYREYAVEVPKPGGVTAEATRVMGKMLRDVMKRNAEARNFRVMGPDETASNHLDLLFEATDRTWMAATLPGDDHLSPDGRVMEILSEHTCQGWLEGYLLTGRHGLFSCYEAFIHIVDSMFNQHAKWLKTTGMEIPWRRPIASLNYLLTSHVWRQDHNGFSHQDPGFIDHVVNKKGNVIRVYLPPDANCLLYVTDKVLRSRNRINVIVAGKQPSPQWLDMDAAIHHCTSGIGIWTWASNDEGAEPDVVMACAGDVPTLETLAAVDLIRRLLPDLRVRVVNVVDLMTLTPREEHPHGLTDKEFDSLFTTDKPILFAYHGYPWLIHRLAYRRTNHKNLHVRGYKEEGTTTTPFDMVVRNDLDRFHLVNDVIDRVPGLATHAAYTKQALRDKLIEHRQYITLHGEDMPEVRDWTWPY is encoded by the coding sequence ATGAAACCGACCGTTGGGCGATCGAACCTCGAGGGATGTTCCTTTTCGGAAGAGGAACTGCGACGGATGGACGCCTACTGGCGCGCGGCCAACTACCTCTCCGTGGGCCAGATCTACCTGCTCGACAACCCGCTGCTGCGGGAGCCCCTCCGGCTGGAGCACGTAAAACCCCGGCTGCTCGGCCACTGGGGGACCACCCCGGGGCTCAACTTCATTTACGTCCACCTGAACCGCGTGATCCGGGCGAACGACCTGAACATGATCTACATCGCGGGACCCGGGCACGGCGGCCCGGCCCTGGTGGCGAACACCTGGCTGGAGGGGACGTACGGCGAGGTGTACCCCAACGTCCCGCGGAACGAAGAGGGGATGCGGAAATTGTTCCGGCAATTCTCCTTTCCCGGGGGGATCCCAAGCCACGTGGCCCCCGAGACCCCGGGCTCCATCCACGAGGGAGGCGAGCTGGGGTACGCGCTCTCCCATGCCTACGGGGCGGTCTTCGACAACCCCGACCTGATCGCGGCGTGCGTGGTCGGCGACGGCGAGGCGGAGACCGGTCCGCTCGCCGCGTCGTGGCACTCCAACAAGTTCCTGAACCCCGTCTCCGACGGCGCGGTCCTGCCGATCCTTCACCTGAACGGCTACAAGATCGCCAATCCGACGATCCTTGCGCGGATTCCCCCGGAGGAGCTCGCCAGCCTGTTCGACGGCTACGGCTACGCGACGCACTTCGTCGAAGGGGACGACCCCGCGACAATGCACCGGAAGATGGCGACGACGATGGACACCGTGGTCGCGGAGATCCGTTCCATCCAGCGGGAAGCGCGCAGCGCGGGGAACACGGAGCGCCCCCGGTGGCCGATGATCATCCTCTGGACGCCGAAAGGATGGACGGGGCCGAAAATCGTGGACGGGAAGCAGACGGAGGGGACCTGGAGGTCCCACCAGGTCCCCTTCGGCGACATGGCGGGAAAGCCCGACCACCTCCGGTTGCTGGAGGAGTGGATGAAGGGGTACCGGCCGGAGGAGCTCTTCGACGAGGGCGGCCGTTTGCGGCCGGAGCTCGCGGAGCTTCCCCCGGAGGGAAACCGGCGGATGGGAGCCAATCCGCACGCCAACGGGGGGATCCTTCTCAAGGACCTCGCGATGCCCGATTACCGGGAGTACGCCGTCGAGGTTCCGAAACCGGGGGGCGTCACGGCGGAGGCGACCCGCGTGATGGGGAAGATGCTCCGCGACGTGATGAAGCGGAACGCCGAGGCGAGGAACTTCCGGGTGATGGGTCCGGACGAGACCGCGTCGAACCATCTCGACCTCCTCTTCGAGGCGACCGACCGGACCTGGATGGCCGCGACGCTCCCCGGTGACGACCACCTCTCCCCGGACGGCCGGGTGATGGAGATCCTGAGCGAGCACACGTGCCAGGGGTGGCTGGAAGGATATCTCCTCACCGGCCGGCACGGCCTCTTCTCCTGCTACGAGGCATTCATCCACATCGTGGACTCGATGTTCAACCAGCACGCCAAGTGGCTGAAGACGACGGGGATGGAGATCCCCTGGCGACGCCCGATCGCGTCTCTCAACTATCTCCTGACCTCGCACGTGTGGCGGCAGGACCACAACGGCTTCTCCCACCAGGACCCCGGCTTCATCGACCACGTGGTGAACAAGAAGGGGAACGTCATCCGGGTGTACCTGCCACCCGACGCCAACTGCCTGCTGTACGTGACCGACAAGGTCCTGCGAAGCCGGAACCGGATCAACGTGATCGTGGCGGGGAAGCAGCCCTCCCCGCAGTGGCTGGACATGGACGCCGCCATCCATCACTGCACCTCAGGGATCGGGATCTGGACGTGGGCCAGCAACGACGAGGGAGCGGAGCCGGACGTGGTGATGGCGTGCGCGGGGGACGTGCCGACGCTAGAGACTCTGGCGGCGGTCGACCTGATCCGGAGGCTCCTGCCCGACCTCCGCGTCCGGGTCGTGAACGTCGTCGACCTGATGACCCTCACGCCCCGGGAGGAGCACCCCCACGGCCTGACGGACAAGGAGTTCGACTCCCTGTTCACCACGGACAAGCCGATCCTTTTCGCCTACCACGGCTACCCGTGGCTGATCCACCGGCTGGCGTACCGGCGGACGAACCACAAGAACCTCCATGTACGGGGATACAAGGAGGAAGGGACCACCACAACGCCCTTCGACATGGTGGTTCGCAACGACCTGGACCGGTTCCACCTGGTGAACGACGTGATCGACCGGGTGCCCGGGCTGGCAACCCACGCGGCCTACACCAAGCAGGCGCTTAGGGACAAGCTGATCGAGCACCGGCAGTACATCACGCTCCACGGAGAGGACATGCCCGAGGTGCGGGACTGGACGTGGCCGTACTAG
- the pgm gene encoding phosphoglucomutase (alpha-D-glucose-1,6-bisphosphate-dependent), giving the protein MGTHPNSGKPADPKDLVNVPRLVTAYYTGNPDPFEPLQRVAFGTSGHRGSSLSLSFNEAHILAVTQALCELRAREKATGPLFLGMDTHALSEPAFRSALEVLAGNSVEVMVDRDGGFTPTPVISHAILAHNRGRSEGLADGIVITPSHNPPEDGGFKYNPPHGGPADTGVTREIEERANGILRAGSGEVRRLPFGRALSAGTTRRHDYVGSYVGDLGAVLNLEAIRGAGIRIGVDPLGGSGVGYWAQVAERYGLNLTVVNDTVDPTFRFMPLDWDGKIRMDCSSPFAMSGLIALRDRFDIAFGNDTDADRHGIVTRTAGLLNPNRYLAVAIDYLFRNRAGWRGDAGIGKTVVSSGMIDRVATRLSRPLLEVPVGFKWFVQGLSDGTLGFGGEESAGASFLREDGMAWSTDKDGLILGLLAAEMMATTGRDPGEHYVDLTREFGAPVYERIDAPATKEQKAALSKLSPSQVTAKTLAGERIESMLTTAPGNGAAIGGLKVVTANGWFAARPSGTEDVYKLYAESFLGADHLRRIQEEARALIAWVFSSPGRG; this is encoded by the coding sequence GTGGGCACACACCCGAACTCCGGAAAACCGGCGGATCCGAAGGACCTCGTCAATGTTCCGCGGCTGGTCACGGCCTACTACACCGGTAATCCAGACCCGTTCGAGCCTTTGCAGCGGGTGGCGTTCGGAACATCCGGACATCGCGGGTCGTCCCTTTCCCTTTCGTTCAACGAGGCCCACATCCTCGCTGTGACCCAGGCGCTCTGCGAGCTTCGTGCGCGGGAGAAGGCGACGGGGCCCCTCTTCCTTGGGATGGACACCCACGCCCTCTCGGAACCGGCGTTCCGGAGCGCCCTCGAGGTATTGGCGGGGAACAGCGTAGAGGTGATGGTGGACCGGGACGGCGGCTTCACGCCCACGCCGGTCATCTCCCACGCCATCCTTGCACACAACCGGGGGCGCAGCGAGGGCCTGGCCGACGGGATCGTCATCACCCCCTCCCACAATCCGCCGGAAGACGGTGGGTTCAAGTACAATCCGCCGCACGGCGGGCCGGCGGACACGGGGGTCACCCGGGAGATCGAGGAGCGCGCCAACGGGATCCTGCGGGCGGGGTCCGGGGAGGTGCGGCGCCTCCCCTTCGGGCGGGCCCTTTCGGCGGGTACGACGCGGCGTCACGATTACGTCGGCTCCTATGTCGGCGACCTGGGGGCGGTGCTGAACCTCGAGGCGATCCGCGGGGCCGGCATTCGGATCGGTGTCGACCCGCTGGGCGGCTCCGGCGTGGGGTATTGGGCGCAAGTCGCGGAACGGTACGGATTGAATCTCACGGTGGTGAACGACACCGTCGATCCGACGTTCCGCTTCATGCCGCTCGATTGGGACGGGAAGATCCGGATGGACTGCTCTTCCCCGTTCGCGATGTCCGGGCTGATCGCGTTGCGCGACCGGTTCGACATCGCCTTTGGAAACGACACGGATGCCGACCGGCACGGGATCGTGACGCGGACCGCCGGCCTGCTCAACCCGAACAGATACCTCGCGGTGGCGATCGACTATCTTTTCCGGAACCGGGCCGGGTGGCGAGGAGATGCCGGGATCGGGAAGACCGTGGTGAGCAGCGGGATGATCGATCGCGTGGCGACACGCCTGTCGCGCCCGCTGCTCGAGGTTCCGGTCGGGTTCAAATGGTTCGTTCAGGGGCTGTCCGACGGCACGCTCGGGTTCGGTGGCGAGGAGAGCGCGGGCGCCTCGTTTCTGCGGGAGGACGGGATGGCGTGGAGCACCGACAAGGACGGCCTGATCCTCGGGCTGCTCGCGGCGGAGATGATGGCGACCACCGGGAGGGACCCGGGCGAGCACTACGTCGACCTGACACGGGAGTTCGGCGCACCGGTGTACGAGCGGATCGACGCCCCCGCGACGAAAGAGCAGAAAGCCGCGCTATCGAAACTGTCGCCCTCGCAGGTGACGGCGAAGACGCTGGCGGGGGAGCGGATCGAGTCGATGCTCACGACCGCTCCCGGGAACGGCGCCGCAATCGGGGGGCTGAAGGTGGTCACTGCGAACGGCTGGTTCGCCGCCCGCCCCTCGGGGACCGAAGACGTCTACAAGCTGTACGCCGAGAGCTTCCTCGGCGCGGATCACCTGCGGCGGATCCAGGAGGAGGCCAGGGCTCTCATCGCGTGGGTCTTCTCCTCCCCGGGCCGGGGGTAG
- the wrbA gene encoding NAD(P)H:quinone oxidoreductase: protein MKALIVYYSMYGHVYRMAEAVAEGVREVPGAEVTLRRVPETLPAAVLQKMGAIEAQKAFAHVPVCSVEELTAYDAIFFGTPTRFGNMCGQMRQFLDATGQLWATGALVGKVGSVFTSTATQHGGQESTLLCTHVTLLHQGMVIVGLPYAFQGQMRLDEITGGSPYGASTIAGGKGERAPSENELAAARFQGKHVATLTAKLVR from the coding sequence ATGAAGGCACTGATCGTGTACTACTCGATGTACGGGCATGTTTACCGGATGGCGGAAGCCGTGGCCGAAGGGGTGAGGGAGGTGCCGGGCGCGGAGGTGACGCTGCGGCGCGTGCCGGAGACGCTTCCGGCGGCGGTCCTTCAGAAAATGGGGGCGATCGAGGCGCAGAAGGCGTTCGCTCACGTCCCCGTCTGCTCGGTGGAGGAATTGACCGCCTATGACGCGATCTTCTTCGGGACTCCCACCCGCTTCGGGAACATGTGCGGGCAGATGCGTCAATTCCTCGACGCCACGGGGCAACTATGGGCGACCGGGGCCCTCGTCGGAAAGGTCGGGAGCGTCTTCACCAGCACCGCCACGCAGCACGGGGGCCAGGAATCGACCCTCCTGTGCACCCATGTCACCCTCCTGCACCAGGGGATGGTGATCGTCGGCCTGCCGTACGCTTTCCAGGGGCAGATGCGCCTCGACGAGATCACCGGCGGCTCCCCGTACGGCGCCAGCACGATCGCCGGCGGGAAGGGCGAGCGGGCGCCCTCGGAGAACGAACTGGCGGCGGCGCGGTTCCAGGGGAAGCACGTGGCGACCCTTACCGCCAAACTGGTTCGGTAA